In one window of Nocardia brasiliensis DNA:
- a CDS encoding chitinase: MTVAGVVGALVVGVVPGAHAAQGDTCATKPKPTGKVLQGYWENWDGASNGVHPGMGWIPITDARIAAHGHNVINAAFPVIESNGTARWEDGMDSTVKVATPAQMCEAKAAGATILMSIGGAAAGIDLSSSAVADRFVATIVPILKRYNFDGIDIDLETGLTGSGNIKTLSASQSNLIRIIDGVLAQMPAGFGLTMAPETAYVTGGSVTYGSIWGAYLPIIKKYADNGRLWWLNMQYYNGSMYGCSGDSYQAGTVQGFVAQTDCLANGLTIQGTTIKVPYDKQVPGLPAQPGAGGGYMSPGLVAQAWNHYGTGAANSLKGLMTWSLNWDGSRGWTFGDNVKSLQGR; the protein is encoded by the coding sequence GTGACGGTCGCGGGCGTGGTGGGCGCGCTGGTCGTCGGGGTCGTGCCGGGGGCGCACGCGGCGCAGGGAGACACGTGTGCGACCAAGCCGAAGCCGACCGGAAAAGTGCTGCAAGGGTATTGGGAGAACTGGGACGGCGCGTCCAACGGTGTGCACCCGGGGATGGGCTGGATTCCGATCACCGATGCGCGCATCGCGGCGCACGGCCACAACGTGATCAACGCGGCGTTCCCGGTGATCGAGTCCAACGGCACGGCTCGCTGGGAAGACGGCATGGACAGCACCGTGAAGGTGGCGACGCCCGCGCAGATGTGTGAGGCCAAAGCCGCGGGTGCGACCATTCTGATGTCCATCGGCGGCGCGGCGGCGGGCATCGACCTGAGTTCGAGTGCGGTCGCGGACCGATTCGTCGCGACGATCGTGCCGATCCTGAAGCGGTACAACTTCGACGGCATCGACATCGACCTGGAGACGGGACTCACTGGCTCCGGCAACATCAAGACCCTCTCGGCCTCGCAGTCGAACCTGATCCGGATCATCGACGGCGTGCTGGCGCAGATGCCGGCGGGCTTCGGTCTGACCATGGCGCCCGAGACGGCGTATGTCACCGGGGGGAGCGTCACGTACGGCTCGATCTGGGGCGCCTACCTGCCGATCATCAAGAAGTACGCGGACAACGGCCGCCTGTGGTGGTTGAACATGCAGTATTACAACGGCAGCATGTACGGCTGCTCCGGCGACTCGTATCAGGCCGGGACGGTGCAGGGCTTTGTCGCGCAAACCGATTGTCTGGCCAACGGTTTGACGATTCAGGGCACCACCATCAAGGTGCCGTACGACAAGCAGGTCCCCGGTTTGCCCGCGCAACCCGGTGCGGGTGGCGGCTACATGTCACCGGGCCTGGTGGCTCAGGCGTGGAACCACTACGGTACCGGCGCGGCGAACAGCCTGAAGGGCTTGATGACCTGGTCGCTCAACTGGGACGGTTCGCGCGGCTGGACCTTCGGTGACAACGTCAAGTCGCTGCAGGGGCGATGA
- a CDS encoding phosphocholine-specific phospholipase C has protein sequence MSRRHLFGSVAAGAAASLLPPALHRAMAAPMRRGGLAGIEHVVLLMQENRSFDHYYGTLRGVRGFGDESPLRLRDGRSVFRQPWPVPPGQPPAPAAEVLPFSLREAAARAGRPDSDIQYLDALNHEWHGSTAAWAQGWYDNWVPAKTPATMTYYERRDIPLQYELAETFTICDAYHCSMFGGTNPNRNYFFTGTTGFEPGTRNRAVANDAYEVDHPGYEWTTYPQRLQAAGVSWQIYQEWDNFTDNPVEYFAPFKRIGARVLAQVDGGYRTTEQLYTALLTLPEADRQRLLAQLDAALDGLDAGQRSLFDRAMYRSAPGTLLQRFRADVTAGALPAVTWLVPPQALSEHPSGSTPVVSANLIYELLDIIAADTETWSKTALFINFDENDGFFDHVPPPVPPRPAHGEGDDWYQGQAIGLGPRVPMVVVSPWSIGGFVDSEVFDHTSVLRFLEAWTGVAEPNISDWRRTVCGDLTSAFDFHVAGRPPRLRRPGPVPAPVPRWMPDPPPAQSVPAQEPGARPARALPYQPTVSAVLRSPTRLALTLRNSGARPAHFAVYDYADATGFPVHHDVVDEITELCTVTGDYDIVVQGPNRFWHELRGNTAGAAADIVVRQLIRRGRLALDLANGGGEQVALVVTPRRFGTTAHEVTLPAGTTKSLDWPTEDGWYDLAVTCPADPTFARRLTGRVEDAGAEGD, from the coding sequence ATGTCGCGTCGACACCTGTTCGGCTCCGTGGCGGCGGGCGCGGCCGCCTCGCTGCTGCCGCCCGCGCTGCACCGCGCGATGGCCGCGCCGATGCGGCGCGGCGGGCTCGCCGGGATCGAGCACGTGGTGCTGCTGATGCAGGAGAACCGCTCGTTCGACCACTACTACGGGACGTTGCGCGGGGTGCGCGGCTTCGGGGACGAGTCGCCGCTGCGGTTGCGCGACGGGCGATCGGTCTTCCGGCAACCGTGGCCGGTGCCGCCGGGGCAGCCGCCCGCACCGGCCGCGGAGGTGCTGCCGTTCTCGCTGCGCGAAGCGGCGGCGCGGGCGGGCCGTCCGGACAGCGACATCCAGTACCTCGACGCGCTGAACCACGAGTGGCACGGCAGTACCGCGGCGTGGGCTCAGGGCTGGTACGACAACTGGGTTCCCGCCAAAACGCCTGCCACGATGACCTATTACGAGCGGCGCGACATTCCCCTTCAGTACGAACTGGCCGAGACCTTCACCATTTGCGACGCCTACCACTGCTCGATGTTCGGCGGCACCAACCCGAACCGGAACTACTTCTTCACCGGCACCACCGGATTCGAGCCGGGAACGCGAAATCGCGCCGTGGCCAACGACGCCTACGAGGTGGACCATCCCGGCTACGAATGGACCACCTATCCGCAACGGTTGCAGGCCGCGGGCGTGTCCTGGCAGATCTACCAGGAATGGGACAACTTCACCGACAACCCGGTCGAGTATTTCGCGCCGTTCAAGCGGATCGGCGCGCGGGTGCTCGCGCAGGTCGACGGCGGCTACCGGACGACCGAACAGCTCTACACCGCGTTGCTCACGCTGCCCGAGGCAGATCGGCAGCGCCTGCTCGCCCAGCTCGACGCGGCACTCGACGGCCTGGACGCAGGGCAGCGCAGTCTGTTCGACCGTGCCATGTACCGCAGCGCGCCGGGGACGCTGCTGCAACGCTTCCGCGCCGACGTCACGGCGGGCGCGCTGCCCGCCGTGACGTGGCTGGTGCCGCCGCAGGCGCTGAGCGAACATCCGTCCGGTTCGACCCCGGTGGTCAGCGCGAACCTGATCTACGAGCTGCTCGACATCATCGCCGCGGACACCGAGACCTGGTCGAAGACCGCACTGTTCATCAACTTCGACGAGAACGACGGCTTCTTCGACCATGTGCCGCCGCCTGTGCCGCCGCGACCCGCGCACGGCGAAGGCGACGACTGGTACCAGGGGCAGGCGATCGGGCTCGGGCCGCGGGTGCCGATGGTGGTGGTATCGCCGTGGAGCATCGGTGGTTTCGTGGATTCCGAGGTGTTCGACCACACCTCGGTGCTGCGTTTCCTGGAAGCCTGGACCGGTGTGGCCGAGCCGAATATCAGCGACTGGCGGCGCACTGTCTGCGGCGACTTGACCTCGGCGTTCGACTTCCACGTCGCAGGAAGGCCGCCTCGTCTGCGTCGTCCGGGGCCGGTGCCCGCGCCGGTACCGCGATGGATGCCGGATCCGCCACCCGCGCAGTCGGTTCCGGCGCAGGAGCCCGGCGCTCGCCCGGCGCGGGCGTTGCCCTATCAGCCCACCGTGTCGGCGGTGCTGCGCTCGCCGACCCGACTCGCGCTCACCCTGCGCAACAGCGGCGCGCGTCCGGCTCACTTCGCCGTCTACGACTACGCCGATGCGACCGGTTTCCCCGTGCACCACGATGTCGTCGACGAGATCACCGAATTGTGCACGGTCACGGGCGATTACGACATCGTGGTGCAAGGCCCGAATCGTTTCTGGCACGAACTGCGCGGCAATACCGCGGGTGCCGCCGCCGATATCGTTGTGCGCCAGCTGATCCGGCGCGGCCGGCTAGCACTGGATCTGGCCAACGGCGGGGGAGAGCAGGTCGCGCTCGTCGTGACGCCGCGCCGTTTCGGCACGACCGCCCACGAGGTGACCCTGCCCGCGGGCACCACGAAATCCCTCGACTGGCCCACCGAGGACGGTTGGTACGACCTCGCGGTGACCTGCCCGGCGGATCCGACCTTCGCCCGCCGCCTGACCGGACGCGTCGAGGACGCCGGTGCCGAGGGCGATTAG
- the hrpB gene encoding ATP-dependent helicase HrpB — MKLPELPDLPVRATLDQLVATLAQRGTAVLVAPPGTGKTTLVPLALAAATGRVLVAEPRRIAARAAAARMAALLGERVGETVGYSVRGERRVGPDTRIEVVTSGLLVRRLQGDPELSGVAVVLLDECHERHLDADLLLALLLDARAGLRPDLRVLATSATVAAERLSALLDADRGAPVLRVEGRTHPVRTTYVPQAPRERVEAHVARATRAALAATDGDVLVFLPGAGEIRRTTALLADLSGIDVVPLHGRLATAGQDAALRPGARRRVVLATAVAESSLTVPGVRAVVDSGLARVPRIDRGRGLSGLATVRVSAAVAEQRAGRAGREAPGAVWRCWPEYEHATLPAYPEPEIRTADLTRLALELACWGTADGHGLAWWDAPPTGGLAAGREVLRALGAVHDDGTVTDRGRQIAQLGLHPRLARALLDGAPVVGARAAAEVVTVLDDDTLLDGVDLVSGLRALRRERPGRWQREVDRLTRAVAAADGRDDPAFVVALAYPERLARRRAPGSASYLMAGGTAVTLPPGSGVGEAQWLAVGVATRDPGRSEGQIRLAAAADEQLARRAAASLVTTVDEVAWSDGDVVSRRTERLGAIVLSERPIRDPDRALLAAAVRDGLHTTGLELLRWDGEAVALRHRLDFLHRTLGAPWPAVDDQSLLGTADLWLGPELATARNRADLARVDAGAALRRLLPWPEAAQLDELAPERLTVPSGSRPRLDYATDSPVLAVKVQEVFGWAEAPRLAGGRVPLVLHLLSPAQRPVAVTADLASFWRTGWPQVRADLRGRYPKHAWPEDPATVPAHRGTARNAGRG; from the coding sequence ATGAAACTGCCCGAACTGCCCGACCTACCGGTCCGCGCCACTCTCGATCAGCTCGTCGCCACCCTGGCGCAGCGGGGGACCGCTGTGCTGGTCGCACCGCCGGGCACGGGGAAGACGACTCTGGTGCCGCTGGCCTTGGCGGCGGCGACCGGCCGGGTGCTGGTGGCCGAGCCGCGCCGGATCGCCGCGCGCGCCGCGGCCGCGCGGATGGCGGCATTGCTCGGGGAGCGGGTGGGCGAGACCGTCGGCTACTCGGTGCGCGGGGAGCGTCGCGTCGGGCCGGACACCAGGATCGAGGTGGTCACCTCCGGCCTGCTCGTGCGGCGGCTACAGGGTGATCCCGAGTTGTCCGGGGTGGCCGTGGTGCTGCTCGACGAGTGTCACGAGCGGCACCTCGACGCGGACCTGCTGCTGGCGTTGCTGCTCGACGCCAGGGCCGGGCTGCGACCGGACCTGCGGGTGCTGGCCACCTCGGCAACCGTTGCGGCCGAGCGGCTTTCCGCGCTGCTGGACGCGGACCGCGGTGCGCCGGTGCTGCGGGTCGAGGGGCGGACCCACCCGGTGCGCACGACGTACGTGCCGCAGGCCCCGCGCGAGCGGGTCGAAGCACACGTGGCTCGTGCGACCAGGGCCGCGCTCGCCGCGACCGACGGGGACGTGCTGGTCTTCCTGCCGGGGGCCGGTGAGATCCGCCGGACGACAGCACTTCTCGCTGACCTGAGCGGTATCGATGTCGTTCCGTTGCACGGCAGGCTCGCCACGGCCGGGCAGGACGCGGCGCTGCGGCCGGGCGCCCGGCGGCGCGTGGTGCTCGCCACGGCGGTGGCCGAATCGAGTCTGACCGTGCCTGGCGTGCGGGCGGTGGTGGATTCGGGCCTGGCCAGGGTGCCGCGCATCGATCGCGGTCGCGGGCTGTCCGGGCTTGCGACGGTGCGGGTTTCGGCGGCGGTGGCCGAGCAGCGCGCGGGCCGCGCCGGCCGCGAGGCGCCCGGCGCGGTGTGGCGCTGCTGGCCGGAGTACGAGCACGCCACGCTGCCCGCCTACCCGGAGCCGGAGATCCGCACGGCGGACCTCACCCGGTTGGCGTTGGAGCTCGCGTGCTGGGGCACGGCCGACGGACACGGCCTCGCGTGGTGGGACGCGCCGCCGACCGGTGGGCTGGCCGCGGGCCGAGAAGTGTTGCGCGCCTTGGGCGCGGTGCACGACGACGGCACGGTCACCGACCGTGGGCGGCAGATCGCGCAGCTCGGCTTGCATCCGCGATTGGCGCGCGCGTTGCTCGACGGCGCCCCCGTGGTCGGCGCGCGGGCGGCGGCGGAGGTGGTGACCGTTCTCGACGACGACACCCTGCTCGACGGCGTCGATCTCGTGTCGGGCCTGCGCGCGCTGCGCCGGGAGCGGCCGGGGCGCTGGCAGCGCGAGGTCGACCGACTGACCCGCGCGGTCGCGGCGGCCGACGGTCGCGACGATCCGGCATTCGTTGTGGCGCTGGCCTATCCGGAACGCCTCGCGCGTCGGCGCGCGCCTGGCTCGGCGAGCTACCTCATGGCGGGCGGCACCGCGGTGACGTTGCCGCCCGGTTCCGGTGTGGGGGAGGCTCAGTGGCTGGCGGTCGGTGTGGCGACGCGTGATCCGGGGCGGTCCGAGGGGCAGATCCGGCTGGCGGCCGCGGCCGACGAACAGCTCGCGCGGCGCGCGGCGGCGAGCCTGGTGACCACCGTGGACGAGGTGGCCTGGTCGGACGGCGACGTGGTGTCCAGGCGGACCGAGCGCCTCGGCGCGATCGTATTGTCGGAGCGGCCGATTCGCGATCCGGACCGCGCACTGCTCGCCGCCGCCGTGCGCGACGGACTGCACACGACCGGACTGGAACTGCTGCGGTGGGACGGCGAGGCGGTCGCGTTGCGGCACCGCCTCGACTTCTTGCACCGCACCCTCGGGGCGCCGTGGCCCGCGGTCGACGACCAGTCGTTGCTCGGCACCGCCGATCTCTGGCTCGGACCGGAACTGGCCACCGCCCGCAACCGCGCCGACCTGGCCCGGGTGGACGCCGGGGCGGCTTTGCGTCGCCTACTGCCCTGGCCGGAGGCCGCCCAGCTGGACGAATTGGCGCCGGAAAGGCTGACGGTGCCCTCCGGTAGCCGTCCCCGCCTCGACTACGCGACCGACTCGCCGGTGCTCGCGGTGAAGGTGCAGGAGGTGTTCGGCTGGGCCGAAGCGCCACGCCTGGCCGGCGGGCGCGTTCCCCTTGTGCTGCACCTGCTCTCGCCAGCGCAGCGCCCCGTCGCGGTCACCGCGGACCTGGCGTCGTTCTGGCGGACCGGTTGGCCGCAGGTACGCGCGGACCTGCGCGGGCGCTACCCCAAACACGCGTGGCCGGAGGATCCCGCCACGGTACCGGCGCACCGTGGCACCGCGCGCAACGCGGGCCGCGGCTGA
- a CDS encoding response regulator, with translation MTTAAPARVLLADDHALVRSGLRLILDAEPDLTVVAEAANGYDAIQQIAATPVDLAILDIAMPRLTGIQAAREIANNHPQVRILMLSMYDNEQYFFESLRVGASGYVLKSVADRDLLEACRATLRGESYLYPGAVNSLIRDWLHRARDGESLPRSLLTPREEEVVKLVAEGFSSREIAGDLFISVKTVDRHRANVMQKLGLRDRLALTRYAIRAGLIEP, from the coding sequence GTGACAACCGCGGCACCGGCCCGGGTCTTGCTCGCCGACGACCACGCCCTGGTGCGTTCGGGTCTGCGGCTGATCCTCGACGCCGAACCCGACCTCACCGTGGTCGCCGAGGCGGCCAACGGCTACGACGCGATCCAGCAGATCGCCGCGACGCCGGTGGATCTGGCGATCCTCGATATCGCGATGCCGCGGCTGACCGGGATCCAGGCCGCGCGCGAGATCGCGAACAATCATCCGCAGGTGCGGATTCTGATGCTGTCGATGTATGACAACGAGCAGTACTTCTTCGAATCGCTGCGCGTCGGCGCGTCCGGCTACGTGCTGAAGTCCGTGGCCGACCGCGATCTGCTCGAGGCCTGCCGGGCCACCCTGCGCGGCGAGTCATACCTGTATCCGGGCGCGGTGAACTCGCTGATCCGGGACTGGCTGCACCGCGCGCGCGACGGGGAGTCGCTGCCCCGCAGCCTGCTCACACCGCGCGAGGAAGAGGTGGTCAAACTCGTCGCCGAGGGCTTCTCGTCCCGGGAGATCGCCGGTGACCTGTTCATCAGCGTGAAGACCGTGGACCGGCACCGGGCCAACGTGATGCAGAAGCTGGGTTTGCGCGACCGACTGGCGTTGACCCGTTACGCCATCCGCGCCGGGTTGATCGAGCCCTGA
- a CDS encoding sensor histidine kinase, whose translation MDRPDSAGGLFRRRPWTPGRALFRRIFLINGAVFTLGTLVLAVSPATVSARVRLTEIPVLLIGLAVILAANALLLRTSLAPLDGLIASMRRVDPLRRSGRFDERGNGDLSHLIDTFNAMVDRLATERTAASASALAAQEGERRRIARELHDEIGQSLTVALLSMKRAADRSPTDVAEVLHDAQETVRGCLDEVRNIARRLRPDVLDDLGLASALAALCGEFANTAGITVARKVDRDLPRLAEEVELVCYRIAQESLTNIARHAEATAVRLSLSVRSDNLVLRVRDNGRGGVVEDGAGIRGMRERALLVNATLTIDSAPGHGTEVCVRIPHHDSGGSS comes from the coding sequence ATGGACCGACCGGACAGTGCAGGTGGCTTGTTCCGGCGGCGACCGTGGACGCCGGGTCGGGCACTGTTCCGGCGCATCTTCCTGATCAACGGCGCGGTGTTCACGCTCGGCACGCTGGTGCTCGCGGTCTCGCCCGCGACGGTGTCCGCGCGGGTGCGGTTGACCGAGATCCCGGTGTTGCTGATCGGTCTCGCGGTGATCCTGGCCGCGAACGCGCTGCTGCTGCGGACGAGCCTGGCGCCGCTCGACGGGCTGATCGCCTCGATGCGTCGGGTGGACCCGCTGCGGCGCAGCGGCCGCTTCGACGAGCGCGGCAACGGCGATCTGTCGCACCTGATCGATACGTTCAACGCGATGGTGGACCGGCTGGCCACCGAGCGCACCGCGGCGAGCGCGTCCGCGCTGGCGGCGCAGGAGGGGGAACGCCGCAGGATCGCCAGGGAGCTGCACGACGAGATCGGCCAGAGCCTCACCGTCGCACTGCTTTCGATGAAACGCGCGGCCGATCGCTCGCCCACCGACGTGGCCGAGGTCTTGCACGACGCGCAGGAAACCGTGCGCGGGTGCCTCGACGAGGTACGCAACATCGCCCGGCGGCTGCGCCCCGACGTGCTCGACGACCTGGGCCTGGCCAGCGCGCTCGCGGCGCTGTGCGGTGAGTTCGCGAACACCGCGGGGATCACCGTGGCGCGCAAGGTGGATCGCGATCTTCCCCGGCTCGCCGAGGAGGTCGAGCTCGTCTGCTACCGCATCGCGCAGGAGAGTCTGACCAATATCGCCAGGCACGCCGAGGCCACCGCGGTGCGGTTGAGCTTGTCCGTGCGCTCGGACAATCTGGTGCTGCGGGTTCGCGACAATGGACGTGGCGGCGTGGTCGAGGACGGCGCGGGCATTCGCGGCATGCGCGAACGCGCCCTGCTCGTGAACGCCACGCTGACCATCGATTCGGCGCCGGGACACGGCACCGAGGTGTGCGTGCGCATCCCGCACCACGATTCAGGAGGTAGCTCGTGA
- a CDS encoding CBS domain-containing protein produces MQAREIAIQLPTVRVGDPVAKAMRLMVVNRLPGMIVVDDADRPIAVLPGTQVLRLAIPSSYQNDQALVRTIDELHAELFWQEPGRWTVGDCLPETIAKPATVRPGATLLEVASLMAQKHSPLVAVVDRDRTLLGAVTLERLLLSLAIAGPED; encoded by the coding sequence ATGCAAGCACGTGAGATCGCGATTCAGTTGCCCACCGTCCGGGTGGGCGACCCCGTCGCCAAGGCCATGCGGCTGATGGTGGTCAATCGACTACCCGGGATGATCGTCGTCGACGACGCGGACCGGCCGATCGCCGTGCTGCCCGGCACCCAGGTGCTGCGGCTGGCCATCCCGAGCTCGTACCAGAACGATCAGGCGCTGGTCCGCACGATCGACGAGCTGCACGCCGAACTGTTCTGGCAGGAGCCAGGCCGGTGGACCGTCGGCGACTGCCTGCCAGAGACCATCGCCAAACCGGCCACCGTCCGCCCCGGCGCCACCCTGCTCGAGGTCGCCTCGCTGATGGCGCAAAAGCACAGCCCGCTGGTCGCCGTCGTCGACCGCGATCGCACGCTGCTCGGCGCGGTGACCCTGGAACGCCTGCTGCTGAGCCTGGCCATCGCCGGACCCGAGGACTGA
- a CDS encoding SLC13 family permease encodes MNQLLALTIFVGAFWCIATERADKVKIVLVAAGLMTVLGLAPGEQVFYSAHNGIDWNVIFLLLGMMIIVGVVKHTGLFDFLAIWAAKRSRGNPFRLMVMLMVITAVASPLLDNVTIIMLVAPVTIVVCDRLRLPAQPFLIAEILAANIGGAATLIGDPPNIIIGSRAGLSFNDFLVHMAPAVTVIFVLFVLFTRWLFRKHLRQDSAHVDVVMALHERRAITDPKLLARSLLVLAAVVVGFGLHSVLHIAPSIIALLGAGAMVLISDLDVGEILREVEWGTLVFFMGLFVMVAGLVHTGVIDRIGAAAVSAFGDSPLLASATLVFGSAVVAAFIDNIPYTTTMAPVVEGLVTETPNPVHGQALWWSFAFGADFSGNGTAVAASANVVALDIARRAGHTITFWTFTKYGILVTALSTILAWTYIWARYF; translated from the coding sequence GTGAATCAACTACTGGCCCTGACCATTTTCGTCGGCGCGTTCTGGTGCATCGCCACCGAGCGCGCCGACAAAGTCAAGATCGTGCTCGTCGCGGCGGGCCTGATGACCGTGCTCGGCCTGGCGCCGGGCGAGCAGGTGTTCTACTCCGCGCACAACGGGATCGACTGGAACGTCATCTTCCTGCTGCTCGGCATGATGATCATCGTCGGCGTCGTCAAACACACCGGCCTGTTCGACTTCCTGGCTATCTGGGCGGCGAAACGCTCGCGCGGCAACCCGTTCCGGCTCATGGTGATGCTGATGGTGATCACCGCGGTGGCCTCGCCGCTGCTCGACAATGTCACCATCATCATGCTCGTCGCGCCGGTGACCATCGTCGTCTGCGACCGGTTGCGGCTGCCCGCGCAACCGTTTCTCATCGCCGAGATCCTCGCCGCCAACATCGGCGGCGCGGCGACCCTGATCGGCGACCCGCCTAACATCATCATCGGCAGCAGGGCGGGCTTGAGCTTCAACGACTTCCTGGTGCACATGGCGCCCGCCGTCACCGTGATCTTCGTGCTGTTCGTCTTGTTCACCCGGTGGTTGTTCCGCAAACATCTGCGCCAGGATTCGGCGCACGTCGATGTCGTGATGGCGCTGCACGAGCGGCGCGCCATCACCGACCCGAAGCTGCTCGCCCGTTCCCTGCTAGTGCTCGCCGCCGTCGTGGTCGGCTTCGGACTGCACTCGGTGTTGCACATCGCGCCCTCGATCATCGCGCTGCTCGGCGCCGGTGCGATGGTGTTGATCTCCGATCTCGACGTGGGCGAGATCCTGCGCGAAGTCGAGTGGGGCACACTGGTTTTCTTCATGGGATTGTTCGTGATGGTCGCCGGTCTCGTGCACACCGGCGTGATCGATCGCATCGGCGCGGCCGCCGTCAGCGCCTTCGGCGACAGCCCGCTGCTTGCCTCGGCCACACTGGTTTTCGGCTCCGCCGTGGTCGCCGCCTTCATCGACAACATCCCCTACACCACCACGATGGCGCCCGTGGTCGAGGGCTTGGTCACCGAAACGCCCAATCCCGTGCACGGACAGGCACTGTGGTGGTCGTTCGCCTTCGGCGCCGACTTCAGCGGCAACGGCACCGCGGTCGCCGCCAGCGCCAATGTCGTCGCCCTCGACATCGCCCGCCGCGCCGGCCACACCATCACCTTCTGGACCTTCACCAAATACGGCATCCTCGTCACCGCGCTCAGCACCATCCTGGCCTGGACCTACATCTGGGCGCGCTACTTCTGA
- a CDS encoding matrixin family metalloprotease, with amino-acid sequence MPNAGSRRSYRGKHRLAQSSGNGRPRLFATLLAGALLTPAGLSLTVGTAATAQAASFNFRVPTQGYDKDGRAIIHYNNTIHDPAIETAVKHLNATPGLNFVLQPGTGKNAINISNEHFQGDVAGLGGWDNGPFVKLDPKNANFDPDDRTEIAAHELLHAIGLDHNDSGCSIMASTVNRCGDGPSPLGKNEVNELNQMYKRGKPSANSPSDSTPQKGDPGESGDPGDFGDRPTLPNAPGPKPQQQSGDDQQSTPGDWPDWFGDDQGGDQPGGDESFGDPFDMFGDPSDMFGDPSGGDQTFGDDYGDPFSNPDSNSFGVDDFDDGFDWQGGDDASPFGDGDLFGGDYGDPYDIDTNFDWFGDTGANQTFDIADMFGGDNDNTFDWYGGDGGGFDWFGNSNQNDYFGNLAGLF; translated from the coding sequence ATGCCGAATGCGGGCAGTCGTCGTAGTTATCGCGGGAAGCATCGCCTCGCGCAATCATCCGGGAACGGCAGGCCCCGGCTATTCGCGACACTGCTCGCCGGTGCCCTGCTCACGCCCGCCGGATTGAGCCTGACGGTGGGGACCGCGGCGACCGCGCAGGCCGCGAGTTTCAATTTCCGGGTACCGACCCAGGGTTATGACAAAGACGGCCGCGCGATCATCCACTACAACAACACGATTCATGATCCCGCGATCGAGACCGCGGTCAAACACCTGAATGCGACGCCCGGCCTGAATTTCGTGCTGCAACCGGGAACGGGCAAGAACGCGATCAATATCAGCAACGAACACTTCCAGGGTGACGTCGCCGGACTCGGCGGCTGGGACAACGGCCCGTTCGTCAAACTCGACCCCAAGAACGCCAATTTCGACCCCGACGACCGCACCGAGATCGCCGCGCACGAACTGCTGCACGCCATCGGCCTCGACCACAACGACAGCGGTTGCAGCATCATGGCGAGCACGGTCAACCGCTGCGGTGACGGACCGAGCCCGCTCGGCAAGAACGAAGTCAACGAACTCAACCAGATGTACAAACGCGGCAAGCCGAGCGCGAATTCACCGTCCGACAGCACCCCGCAGAAAGGCGACCCCGGAGAATCCGGGGACCCGGGAGATTTTGGTGATCGCCCGACCCTGCCCAACGCACCGGGTCCGAAACCGCAGCAGCAATCCGGTGACGATCAGCAGTCCACGCCGGGCGACTGGCCCGATTGGTTCGGCGACGACCAGGGCGGCGACCAGCCGGGCGGCGACGAATCGTTCGGCGATCCCTTCGATATGTTCGGTGATCCCTCCGATATGTTCGGCGATCCCTCCGGCGGCGACCAGACCTTCGGTGACGACTACGGCGATCCGTTCTCGAACCCGGACAGCAATTCGTTCGGGGTGGACGATTTCGACGACGGATTCGACTGGCAGGGCGGTGACGACGCGAGCCCGTTCGGTGACGGCGACCTTTTCGGCGGCGACTACGGCGACCCGTACGACATCGATACGAACTTCGATTGGTTCGGCGATACCGGCGCGAATCAGACGTTCGATATCGCCGATATGTTCGGCGGCGACAACGACAACACCTTCGATTGGTACGGCGGCGACGGCGGCGGCTTCGATTGGTTCGGCAACAGCAACCAGAACGACTACTTCGGCAACCTGGCCGGTCTGTTCTAG